From Vicinamibacteria bacterium, the proteins below share one genomic window:
- a CDS encoding glycosyltransferase family protein, with protein MKTLVLVQARVGSTRLPGKVLLPVAGAPLLRRMLERVRGARTPFELAVATTTDAEDEAIVSLCRRMDVRCFRGHPSDLLDRHYRAAAEARADVVVKIPSDCPLIDAGVIDRVLGLYREDTGRYDFVSNLHPATYPDGNDVEVVSFAALETAWRQATRALEREHTTPFVWDQPERFRIGNVRWETGRDFSMTHRFTVDYRDDYLFVTGVYEALWSQTRPLFDLSDILRLVGEHPELLELNARFAGVNWYRHHLDELRTVQQSETRSPEVGR; from the coding sequence GTGAAGACCCTAGTCCTGGTTCAGGCCCGGGTGGGGTCAACGCGCCTGCCCGGGAAGGTGCTGCTTCCGGTGGCCGGCGCACCCCTCCTTCGAAGGATGCTCGAGCGGGTGAGGGGAGCCCGGACCCCCTTCGAGCTTGCGGTGGCCACCACGACGGACGCCGAGGACGAGGCCATCGTGAGCCTGTGTCGGAGGATGGATGTCCGATGCTTTCGCGGCCACCCCAGCGACCTCCTGGACCGACACTACCGCGCGGCTGCCGAGGCCCGCGCGGATGTCGTCGTCAAGATCCCATCCGATTGTCCGCTCATCGATGCCGGCGTCATTGACAGGGTTCTGGGGCTGTATCGCGAGGACACCGGTCGCTACGACTTCGTAAGCAATCTTCACCCTGCCACCTATCCCGACGGGAACGATGTTGAGGTCGTGTCGTTTGCCGCCCTGGAGACCGCCTGGCGTCAGGCTACGCGCGCCCTGGAACGGGAGCACACCACCCCCTTCGTCTGGGACCAACCTGAGCGCTTTCGGATCGGCAACGTGCGGTGGGAGACCGGGCGGGACTTCTCCATGACGCACCGCTTCACCGTGGACTATCGCGACGACTACCTCTTTGTGACCGGAGTTTATGAGGCCCTGTGGAGCCAGACACGACCCCTCTTCGACTTGAGTGACATTCTGCGGCTCGTTGGTGAGCATCCGGAACTGCTCGAGCTCAATGCGCGGTTCGCGGGTGTCAACTGGTACCGCCATCACCTGGATGAGCTCAGAACTGTTCAGCAGTCCGAAACCCGGTCGCCCGAGGTGGGCCGATGA